The Oncorhynchus tshawytscha isolate Ot180627B linkage group LG05, Otsh_v2.0, whole genome shotgun sequence genome includes a window with the following:
- the LOC121846466 gene encoding basic leucine zipper transcriptional factor ATF-like codes for MAHGSDSSDSSCVKSPSPASSRQGSSDNIKKVMRREKNRIAAQKSRMRQTQKADSLHLESENLEKENAALRKEVKRLTEEAKYLSSILTTHEPLCSGLAPQTTHDLLYSPHHHGSSAFHHSIAVSHYQH; via the exons ATGGCTCATGGTTCTGACAGTAGTGATTCCAGTTGTGTCAAATCCCCTTCGCCAGCGAGCAGCAGGCAG GGCTCCTCAGACAACATAAAGAAAGTaatgagaagagagaagaatCGTATCGCTGCCCAGAAGAGCAGGATGAGACAGACCCAGAAGGCAGACAGTCTACACCTG GAGAGTGAGAACCTAGAGAAGGAGAACGCAGCACTGAGGAAGGAGGTGAAGAGACTAACAGAAGAGGCCAagtatctctcctccatcctgaCTACCCATGAGCCTCTCTGCAGCGGCCTGGCTCCTCAGACGACCCATGACCTCCTGTACTCCCCCCACCACCACGGGAGCAGTGCCTTCCACCACAGTATTGCTGTGTCTCACTACCAACACTGA